The genomic region TAGCGGTCAAATCTGACCTTGCTGTTTTTCAGGATCATTTCTGATCCGGGAAGGGGTGAACCGTTTTCCACGGCCAGGTGGGCTGCTCCGAATGCTTCGAAATAGGGGGCTTCTTCAGGAATAATAAATTCAATGTCAGGAGATTTCTCTTTCATAAATCGGAGAATATGTTTGTTTCGGGTAATCCCCCCGCTGAGGAGTACTTTTCCAGATTCTATTTTGGCCCTGTTTAAAAAGTCACAGACCTTGGTGGCCATCACATCACTCAGGGATACGACAATATCATCCTTCGTTGCTTCTTTCTTGTTCAGTTTATGAGTACAGTCACTCTTCATAAATACGGAGCATCGTGCGGAGAGGGAACAGACCCGGCTCTCTTCTGAGACCCGGTTTACTCCGTCCAGGTTCATATCCATACGGGCCAGCTGTTGTTTGAAAAACTCACCTGTTCCCGAAGCACATTTGCTGCCGGAAAAATTATTGGTTATCTTGCCCTCTTTGTTGACAGCATAGACCACAAGATCTTCACCGCCCATACTCACAACAGCATTAACAGAATATCCTGTTTTTTCCAGGGCTTTTTCTACACATACAGGTTCGATTACAGAGTTGGCAGCAAGGAGGTAGCGGCCTTCAGTTCCTGTGACCAGCAGGGGTATTCCCTCTTCAAGATCGTTTTCATCCAGCAGATTTACTACTGCATTCTGAAAATCTCCTTCATGGGGGGTTACTTTGCTCCACAATTGTATTCCATCTTCTAGGAGTACACTTTTAAGACTCGAGCTGCCTATATTGATACCAATACTTTTCATAGTTGACCTCATTCCATGAATATATTAATTCTTTTTATCTTGTAAAAAAAGGTGTTATTTGACAAAAAAGTAGTTTGTGTCCAGTAAATGTTGATTATTAAACATTATTGAGCAGAATAAAGATTTTGTCTACGAGTCGGATTAATGAATACACCATGTAAAGATCTTGCAAAAGCGGTATAAGTCTGAAAGAATCTGATGTCATGAAGATTGCCCTTTTATTATCCGGAGGAGTTGACAGTTCCGTCGCTCTCTACCGTCTCCTGGAACAAGGTTATACAGATATAACAGCCTACTATCTCAAGATCTGGCTTGAGGATGAATTAAGTTTTCTCGGGACCTGTCCCTGGGAGGAAGATATGGCGTATGCACGTGCTGTATGTGAGGCCAAAAATATTCCTTTAAAGGTTCTGCCTCTGCAGCAGGAGTATTTTGACCGGGTCGTTTCCTACACGATTTCAGAGCTCAAGAGAGGTCACACCCCCAGCCCGGACATCTTCTGTAATCAGAGAGTGAAATTCGGTGCCTTTTACGATAAGGTAAACGAGGAATACGACAAGGTTGCCACCGGTCATTACGGCATTGTTGAGGAGATAGACGGACTCAGCTATCTAAGGCGTTCTCCGGATCCCGTAAAGGATCAAAGCTATTTTCTCTCCCACCTCTCACAGGATCAGATAAGTAAGATCATATTTCCCATCGGCTCTCTTATGAAGGAGGAGGTTCGTGCACT from Oceanispirochaeta sp. M1 harbors:
- the mnmA gene encoding tRNA 2-thiouridine(34) synthase MnmA; the protein is MKIALLLSGGVDSSVALYRLLEQGYTDITAYYLKIWLEDELSFLGTCPWEEDMAYARAVCEAKNIPLKVLPLQQEYFDRVVSYTISELKRGHTPSPDIFCNQRVKFGAFYDKVNEEYDKVATGHYGIVEEIDGLSYLRRSPDPVKDQSYFLSHLSQDQISKIIFPIGSLMKEEVRALAQRYDLPNKDRKDSQGICFLGKIKYSDFVKHYLGEKEGEIRELETEEVLGSHKGFWFHTIGQRQGLGLSNGPWYVTSKDLENNIIYVSSSRNILEQKRTVFNVCEPNWISRKPRTDELTLKLRHGPRLNSCRIKWLSAERIEVTMDEGDKGIAPGQFAVFYEDDICLGGARIE